In the Schaalia hyovaginalis genome, CGTCATTGGCGCTCTCCAGGGGGCGGCGGAGCTTCTACACCGCTCCGATCAAGGCCTTGTCGAACCAGAAGTTCGCCGAATTGAGCGAGCGCTTCGGCCCCGGATGCGTGGGCCTGCTCACCGGCGACGCTTCGATCAACCCGGGCGCTCCGGTCGTCGTCATGACGACCGAGGTCCTGAGGAACATGATTTACGCGGGTTCGGATCTGGGCGACGTGGATTCGGTCGTGCTCGACGAGGTGCATTACCTCGCGGACCGCTTCCGGGGCCCGGTGTGGGAGGAGGTCATCATCCACCTGCCGAGGAGCGCCCGGGTCGTCGCTCTTTCCGCCACGGTTTCGAATGCAGAGGAGTTCGGCGCGTGGATCCAGGAGGTCAGGGGCGGCTGCCGGGTGATCGTCTCCGAGATCCGGCCGGTTCCCCTGTACCAGCACATGGTGGTCGGCAGGACGATCTACGACCTCTACGGCCCCGGGAGGCGCGCGGAGGAGGGACGGCTCAATCCGGAGCTCCTCGCCGCTGTGTCGAACCCCTCCGCGTCCGAGGGCGGGCGCGGTTCACGGAATTGGCGCCTCCCCCGTTCCCGGGCGCCCCGAGAATCGAGGCCCTCGACGCTCATCAGCCTCGATCGCGCGGGGCTCCTGCCCGCCATCACATTCGTCTTCTCCCGAGCGGGATGCGAGGCCGCGGTCGATCAGGTGCTCGCTGCGGGGATCGTGCTCACCTCGCCCGAGGAGGCGCGGAGGATCCGTCATGAGATCGAGTCGGTGACGGCGGCGATCTCGCCGGAGGACTTCGCGGTGCTGGGCGTGTCCCATTGGGCCGAGGGGCTGGAGCGCGGTGTCGCGGCGCATCATGCGGGGATGCTCCCCCTCATGAAGGAGACCGTCGAGCGCCTCTTCGCCCGGGGCCTCATCAAGATGGTGTACGCGACGGAGACCCTCGCCCTGGGGATCAACATGCCGGCGCGTTCGGTCGTCATCGAGTCCTTGATGAAGTGGAACGGCGTCGAGCACGTGCGCCTGAGCCCGGGGGAGTACACGCAGCTGTCCGGGAGGGCCGGTCGGCGCGGCATCGACACGGAGGGGCACGCGCTCGTCCTTCATCGCGGCTCGGTGGCCCCCGAGGAGGTCGCTTCGCTCGCCTCGAAGCGCACCTATCCGCTCATCAGCGCCTTCACCCCGCGGTACAACATGGTCGTCAATCTGCTCGATCACTCGACCCGCGCCAAGACGCGCTCGCTGCTGGAGACCTCCTTCGCGCAGTTCCAGGCGGATGCTTCGCTCGTGCGCCTTGCGGCGCGGGTCAAGGAGCTTCAGTCGGACAAGGACGCGCTGCGCGAGGCGATGCGCTGCGATCTGGGGGATGCGGGCGAGTACTTCCGACTGCGCGACGAGCTCTCCCTGGCTCAGAAGGCGGCGGCCCGCGAGCGCAGGAGCGCGATGCGGGTCGCCCAGTCCGATCTGCTCGCCTCCTTGGGGCCGGGGGACGTCATCGCCTATGGGCGAGGGCGCAGGAGCCTGTACGCGGTCGTCGCCTTCCAGTCCCAGACCGCGATCGGGAGGGTTTCGACGACGGTCATCGGAACCGATGGGAAGTTCCATACCCTCGGGGCCCAGGACTGCGCGGCGGATCTGCGCAAGGCGGGCCGGATGAGCATCGCGGGAGGCTCGGCGCTGCGCAGGAACAAGGAGCGCACGCGCATCGCGGAGCAGTTGCGGCGCCTCGTGCGCTCCGGTCGGCTCGTCGAGGCCCGTCCCGTCGTCGCAGGTGCGCAGGCCTGCGACCTTGAGGCCCTCGAAGCGAGGCTCCGCTCTCATGGGGTGCACCGCTGCCCGAAACGTGAAGAACACGCGAAGGCCGGGTACCGCTGGGCGCGTCTGGACCGGGAGGGGAGTGCGCTCGAGAAGAAGATCGACGCGCGCTCGCACTCCGTGGCGAAGCGTTTCGACAAGGTGTGCGTGGTCCTCGAGGAGCTGGGCTTCATCGACGGCGATCGCGTGACCGAGCGCGGGCAGCAGCTGCGCCGGATCTTCGGCGAACGCGACCTCATCGTCATGGAAGCGCTCGCATCTCGAGCCTGGGAGGGGCTGGACGATCCGGAACTCGCTGCGATCGTATCGACCTGCGTCTTCGAGTCGCGGTCCGAGAACGGGCCGGCGGGCCCGCCCGAGCACCTGCCGCCCTCGCTCTCGCGCGCCTGGGATGCGACGATCCGGGCGGCTGAACGCGTGCGCGAGGCTGAGGAGGCTGCGGGCCTCGAGGCCTCTGCGCTTCCGGATCCGGGATTGATGGGGCCCTGCTTGGCATGGGCGAATGGTGCGAGTCTGTCCACTGCCCTCCTCGAGGAGGAGATGCAGGGCGGCGACTTCGTCCGCTGGATCCGTCAGGTGGTGGATCTGCTCGATCAGCTCCGCGGGCTCGACGATCCCGGGCTCGCGGTCGGTGCGCGTCGAGCGAAGGACCTTCTGGTCCGCGGCGTCGTCTCCTGGAGCGCGCCGTGAGCTGGTCGGGTCTTCGACGGCTCCTGCTCGCCGCCGGCGCCGGATTCGCCATGTGGGCCGCGTTCCCCGACCTGTCGTGGTGGTGGCTCATCGTCCCCTCGTTGGCGGTCCTCTTCGTCCTCGTCGATCACGCCTCGACGGGCCGGGCCCTCGTGGCCGCCTTCGTCTTCGGCGCGTGCTGGTGGCTTCCCCTCACCGATTGGGTCGTCCTGGCGACAGGAGGGAGGCTTCCGTGGTTCGCCTTGGCGGCGACGCAGGTCTGCTGGCTCCTGGTCTGGGTGCTCATCGTGCGGGTCGCATCGGTATGGGCCTGGGCGCAGGCCTGGTGGGGCCAGATCCTCGTCTACGTCCTGAGCTGGGTGGGCGTCGAACAGGCGCGCGGGCATTTCCCCTGGTCCGGTTTCCCCTGGGGCAATGTCGCGATTCCCCAGGTCGACTCGCCATTGGGGAGGCTCGCCCCCTTCGGGGGAGAGGTCCTCGTCTCCATGGTCGTCGTCACGCTCGCGGTGCTCGTGCGCAGGGCCTTCTCCTTGCGCACCGATGAGGACGTGAAGCACTGGTGGACCCGCCCCTTCCTTCTCCTTTTCGCGCTGGCCTTCGTCGTCGGCAGCGCCCTGGCGCCCCTCGCCGCCGCCCAGGAGGCGGGATCGGTGCGAGTGGGCGTCGTCCAGGGGAACATCGAGCTGCCCGGTCCGCGGACTTTCGCGATCGAGGGCAAGGTGACCGCGAATCATGCGGCGGTCTCGCGCGAGCTCGCTGAACACGCCGAGGCGCCGATCGACTTCGCGATCTGGGGGGAGACCGCCGCGGACCGCGATCCCCGGGAGTCCTCGATCGTGTCCGCCTCCCTCGATTCGGCCGCGCGGGTCCTCGACGCGCCGATCCTCTTCGGATTCGCGAATATGAGGGACGGGTACCGGTGGAACTGGCTGGGCGTCTGGTACCGGGGGTCGGGCGTGGACGAGGGGGAGCTGTACGCGAAGCAGAAGCCCGTCCCCTTCGGGGAATTCATTCCCTTCCGCTCGTTCATCTCGGCGCTCGCCACGGAGGCCGCGCAGGTCAACGTCGATATGGCCGCGGCTGATAATCCTGCGCTCATGCGCGTCGGGCTCGCGGATTCTCGCACGATCCCCGTCGCGGTCGGCATCTGCTTCGAATCGGCCTACTCCTCGGTGATCGGGCAGGGCGTGCGCGAGGGCGGTCAGCTCATCATCGCGCCCTCGAACAACTACCATTTCCGCACTTCGGCCGAATCCGCTCAGCAGGCGCAATTGCTGAGATTCCGCGCATTGGAGTTCTCACGTTCTGCGGTCCAGGCCTCGACAACCGGAGAATCCGTTGTGATCAGGCCGAATGGTGCGATTCAAGCGAAGACCGGGCGCCAGAGCGCGGAGTATCTCATCGAATCGCTCCCATTGCGGACCACGCTCACGCCCTCGGCGCGCATGGGGGAGTGGCCGGCCTTCATCATCATGTCGGCGTGCGCCTTCTTCACCCTCCTCAGCCTCGCGGTGCTCATCGGCCGCGCGCTGTCGGTCCGACGCCGGAAGCGGCCGGGCGCTCAGGCGTCCCGGGCGAGCCTCCGAGAAGAGGCGGGGGCGCCGAGGGGCGGGACGGGAATCCGTGAAGCGGGGGGATGAGGACGCCCCGGACTCAACATTATGTCAGATCCGGGGCGCTTCTTTCGGCTGCCGATCATGCCGGGCTCTCGGCCCGAGGGCGAGGGGTTCAGCTCTTGCGGTAGTGGCCCTCGGGGCGCAGACGGCCTTCGCGGTAGGCGGTGAGCTGTTCGTTGAGGACGACTTCGAGCTCTTCGAGGCTGCGGCGCTCGCAGAGCATGTCCCAGTGGGTGCGTACGGGCTTCGCCGGCTTCGTCTCGGTGTCCTCGGGGGCCTCGCCGACGAGTTCCGCGGTGGTGCCGCAGCGGCATCCCCAGGTGGGCGGCGCAGTGGCCTCCACCGACAAGGGCATCTCGAAGACGTGCCCGTTGGGGCAGGCGTACTTCACCGTGTAGCGATCCGCGAAGACGACGCCGTCCTCGGACTCCATCGACTTCGATCCGATCTGCATGCCTCGAAGTGCGCGATCCGCCATGACATCCTCCTCAGTGGATAATGGAACCCCCGGTATTTTAGCGGACTTCCCCCCCTGCCCGCCGAGCCGATAATGTACATTATGTCAGATCGTCGCTTTCGTATCAGGGATCACTCCCGATTCCCCCCGATTCGCACCGGAGTTTCTCGAGAACTCCCCTCACCGCGCATACGATGAACGCCGGACGCCGAAATAGCCGGCGGGAATCGAGGAACACGTGAGCACCGCTCTTGAGGCAGTCGGAGTCGCGACCCAGGTGAAGCGCCGGAGCGGCATCATCGAGATCGCCCTCGTCCTGGCGAGCGCGGCCGCCTACTCCGTGCTCTGCTTCCTCGCGCCGGTCCTGCCCCGCACCGCCTTCGCCAACGCGCGTCAGATCCTCGCCGTCGAGCACGCGCTCGGCATCGACATCGAGCTCGACGCCAACCTCTGGCTGCACGCCCGCCCCCTCCTCGCGAGCATCTCCTCCACGTACTACTCCCTCTCCTTCTTCGCGATCACATGCACTGCGCTGGCCATCGTGTGGATGAAGCGCCATGAGCGCTACGGACTCGCCCGCAATTCGCTCTTCCTCATGACGGGGGGCGCCGCCCTCACCTATTGGACCTATCCCCTGGCCCCTCCGCGTCTCATGCCGGAACTCGGCTACGTCGACGCCGTTGCGACCCAATCGGCCGTCGGCTCGGGCTACACGCAGTTCGCAGAGGCCCTCGCGAATCCCTACGGCGCCATGCCCTCGATGCACACGGGATGGGCCGTCTGGACGGCCGTCGTCCTCGGCGCCTTCGTCTGGACGAAGTGGTGGCAGCGCCTCCTCCTGCTCATCCACCCGCTGATGACGATCGCGGTCATCATCGCGACCGGGAACCACTACGTCCTCGACGCCTTCGCCGGCGTCTCGTACTGCATCGCGGCCGCAGTCATCGTGGGCGCAGTCACCGCCTTGCGCACCCCTCCCCCGGAGCCGTATCCGCCGAGGAGGGCTGAAAGGACTTGACCGTTCGCAGGAGGCTGGGGGTGTTCGCACCGCGCTCGGCGTGAACCGCGTCGGCCCGAGCGGCG is a window encoding:
- a CDS encoding DEAD/DEAH box helicase; the protein is MSPKRRRSREAPVDADDEAPSAAERMALFKAAMRQEKTHRAEYVRGLSFLPDAFQIEAMDALEAEENVLVAAPTGAGKTMIGEFATSLALSRGRRSFYTAPIKALSNQKFAELSERFGPGCVGLLTGDASINPGAPVVVMTTEVLRNMIYAGSDLGDVDSVVLDEVHYLADRFRGPVWEEVIIHLPRSARVVALSATVSNAEEFGAWIQEVRGGCRVIVSEIRPVPLYQHMVVGRTIYDLYGPGRRAEEGRLNPELLAAVSNPSASEGGRGSRNWRLPRSRAPRESRPSTLISLDRAGLLPAITFVFSRAGCEAAVDQVLAAGIVLTSPEEARRIRHEIESVTAAISPEDFAVLGVSHWAEGLERGVAAHHAGMLPLMKETVERLFARGLIKMVYATETLALGINMPARSVVIESLMKWNGVEHVRLSPGEYTQLSGRAGRRGIDTEGHALVLHRGSVAPEEVASLASKRTYPLISAFTPRYNMVVNLLDHSTRAKTRSLLETSFAQFQADASLVRLAARVKELQSDKDALREAMRCDLGDAGEYFRLRDELSLAQKAAARERRSAMRVAQSDLLASLGPGDVIAYGRGRRSLYAVVAFQSQTAIGRVSTTVIGTDGKFHTLGAQDCAADLRKAGRMSIAGGSALRRNKERTRIAEQLRRLVRSGRLVEARPVVAGAQACDLEALEARLRSHGVHRCPKREEHAKAGYRWARLDREGSALEKKIDARSHSVAKRFDKVCVVLEELGFIDGDRVTERGQQLRRIFGERDLIVMEALASRAWEGLDDPELAAIVSTCVFESRSENGPAGPPEHLPPSLSRAWDATIRAAERVREAEEAAGLEASALPDPGLMGPCLAWANGASLSTALLEEEMQGGDFVRWIRQVVDLLDQLRGLDDPGLAVGARRAKDLLVRGVVSWSAP
- the lnt gene encoding apolipoprotein N-acyltransferase — protein: MSWSGLRRLLLAAGAGFAMWAAFPDLSWWWLIVPSLAVLFVLVDHASTGRALVAAFVFGACWWLPLTDWVVLATGGRLPWFALAATQVCWLLVWVLIVRVASVWAWAQAWWGQILVYVLSWVGVEQARGHFPWSGFPWGNVAIPQVDSPLGRLAPFGGEVLVSMVVVTLAVLVRRAFSLRTDEDVKHWWTRPFLLLFALAFVVGSALAPLAAAQEAGSVRVGVVQGNIELPGPRTFAIEGKVTANHAAVSRELAEHAEAPIDFAIWGETAADRDPRESSIVSASLDSAARVLDAPILFGFANMRDGYRWNWLGVWYRGSGVDEGELYAKQKPVPFGEFIPFRSFISALATEAAQVNVDMAAADNPALMRVGLADSRTIPVAVGICFESAYSSVIGQGVREGGQLIIAPSNNYHFRTSAESAQQAQLLRFRALEFSRSAVQASTTGESVVIRPNGAIQAKTGRQSAEYLIESLPLRTTLTPSARMGEWPAFIIMSACAFFTLLSLAVLIGRALSVRRRKRPGAQASRASLREEAGAPRGGTGIREAGG
- a CDS encoding RNA polymerase-binding protein RbpA; translated protein: MADRALRGMQIGSKSMESEDGVVFADRYTVKYACPNGHVFEMPLSVEATAPPTWGCRCGTTAELVGEAPEDTETKPAKPVRTHWDMLCERRSLEELEVVLNEQLTAYREGRLRPEGHYRKS
- a CDS encoding phosphatase PAP2 family protein, with translation MSTALEAVGVATQVKRRSGIIEIALVLASAAAYSVLCFLAPVLPRTAFANARQILAVEHALGIDIELDANLWLHARPLLASISSTYYSLSFFAITCTALAIVWMKRHERYGLARNSLFLMTGGAALTYWTYPLAPPRLMPELGYVDAVATQSAVGSGYTQFAEALANPYGAMPSMHTGWAVWTAVVLGAFVWTKWWQRLLLLIHPLMTIAVIIATGNHYVLDAFAGVSYCIAAAVIVGAVTALRTPPPEPYPPRRAERT